Proteins encoded within one genomic window of Pygocentrus nattereri isolate fPygNat1 chromosome 9, fPygNat1.pri, whole genome shotgun sequence:
- the soga3b gene encoding uncharacterized protein soga3b isoform X5: MAALELHCGLDHGGRVWGGERVDLDSFDSEMQEWEEQLQDMQRKIEELYKEVKARRGAAENSPNSSTDTPNLDITLLPVNTTNHCHGNSYRGPPRCHSNMSDVHPVGQCAGTRNDLSVEHANGYNHPSDYSYSNASVNHHSNGFYCPEGYRVNGGQDVTLDILNGYLGQGPDYRQSHGHPGPQNLSSRGNQGVYCYQDGSKQWPVTGRIGEYEEVENTKNEGLDDVQGRHVSWKDPICSREPSPEKSASRPPVKQRDSPPTPVLPRSTHFTESPQQQDRKCPLVDRKCGGSPSVLRKFGAMLQENEGKTLIQDGTVTTVIPVEPPKAQNTPVCQRKFGVNRSSAHAPVQKCLLESSVSAEFSQEPRAPPGPRHVVQYGEHRGSNYGTSPSYTHTKAPHRVETGANRKMGVQPGQWGSQAVDLQSDYRMVERILSSCAGSQYQGKGQGADSGQGRDSKVQFLDVMKGEQQYTVSQKSAQQVSRESSPINPRRSFSRPARPANQRPPSRWASHSPTAKIATPSGPMHRLPSPARKSRQPQSNFSNFNNVNNFSLYTETVIM; the protein is encoded by the exons atggCAGCCCTTGAGCTTCACTGTGGACTGGACCATGGCGGGCGTGTGTGGGGGGGCGAGCGAGTGGACCTGGACTCCTTTGACTCTGAGATGCAGGAGTGGGAGGAGCAGCTACAAGACATGCAGAGAAAGATAGAGGAG TTATATAAAGAAGTGAAAGCACGCAGAGGAGCTGCTGAGAACAGCCCAAACTCCAGCACAGACACCCCGAACCTGGACATCACCTTGCTTCCTGTTAACACCACAAACCACTGCCATGGCAACAGTTACAGAGGTCCGCCTAGATGCCACAGCAACATGAGTGATGTCCATCCAGTTGGTCAGTGCGCTGGGACAAGAAACGATCTCTCGGTGGAGCACGCCAACGGCTATAATCACCCAAGTGATTACTCATACTCTAACGCTTCAGTTAATCATCACAGCAATGGGTTCTACTGCCCTGAAGGATATCGGGTTAATGGAGGCCAAGACGTCACTTTAGACATTCTGAATGGATACCTTGGGCAAGGACCTGATTACAGACAGAGCCATGGTCATCCTGGACCTCAAAACTTG AGCTCCAGGGGGAACCAGGGTGTTTACTGTTATCAGGACGGTAGTAAACAGTGGCCTGTGACTGGCAG AATTGGCGAGTATGAGGAAGTGGAGAACACGAAGAACGAAGGTCTGGATGACGTCCAAGGCCGTCACGTCAGCTGGAAAGATCCCATCTGCTCCAGAGAGCCGTCCCCAGAGAAATCGGCCAGCAGACCTCCGGTCAAACAAAGAGACAGCCCTCCAACTCCTGTCCTCCCTCGCTCCACCCACTTTACTGAGTCGCCACAACAACAGGACCGGAAGTGTCCCTTGGTGGACAGGAAATGTGGTGGCAGCCCGTCAGTGTTGCGCAAGTTCGGCGCCATGTTGCAGGAAAACGAGGGGAAGACCCTGATCCAGGATGGGACGGTCACCACTGTGATCCCAGTCGAGCCCCCGAAAGCCCAAAATACGCCCGTCTGCCAGCGCAAGTTTGGCGTCAACAGGTCGTCCGCACATGCGCCTGTCCAGAAGTGTCTCCTTGAGTCTAGTGTGTCGGCGGAGTTCAGCCAAGAGCCTCGGGCACCTCCTGGCCCCAGACATGTGGTACAGTACGGAGAACACAGGGGCTCTAATTACGGCACCAGCCCTTCATATACCCACACAAAGGCACCACACAGGGTGGAGACAGGGGCGAACAGAAAAATGGGCGTCCAGCCAGGCCAGTGGGGATCCCAGGCAGTGGACCTCCAATCAGATTACAGGATGGTGGAGAGGATTCTAAGCAGCTGTGCTGGTTCTCAGTACCAGGGAAAAGGACAGGGTGCAGATTCCGGCCAGGGAAGGGACAGCAAGGTTCAGTTTCTGGACGTGATGAAAGGGGAGCAGCAGTATACAGTCAGTCAGAAGAGCGCTCAGCAG GTCAGCCGTGAGTCGTCTCCCATCAATCCCAGAAGGAGTTTCTCTCGTCCTGCTCGTCCAGCCAATCAGCGGCCTCCATCCAGATGGGCAAGCCACTCCCCCACAGCTAAAATTGCCACACCCTCTGGCCCCATGCACCGCCTACCCAGCCCTGCCCGCAAATCCAGGCAGCCACAAAGTAACTTCAGCAACTTCAACAACGTCAATAACTTCAGTCTGTACACAGAAACGGTCATCATGTGA